In Streptococcus gallolyticus subsp. gallolyticus DSM 16831, the sequence GCAGTGCTTTCTGTCTTTTTATTTCTGCTTTTGTTGGTCGCCGTGATTTACGACCTTTTTTTCTACTTTTTGATTTTGCCATAACCTTATTATAGCATTTTTTAAGCTTTTAGGTTATTTCGATAAAAATATGATAAAATGGAATAACTAATATCACTTCTATTACTATAAACTTGTGGATAAGTTGATTTCAAATGATGATTATGCACACGTGTTATCACCAGAATATCCACAAGCTGTTGATGATTTTGAGCTGTTTAGGAGGCAACATGAAAAAATTTTGGTCTTTTGGATTAATGGTATTATGCCTAGCTAGTTTATCTGGTTGTGAAAGCATTACACGCGCTATTCGGGGTGATGATTATGTCGATGCAAAAATAGCGGCTAGTTCTTCAGAAGCTGCTGCTTCTGCTTCAGCAAGCGCCAGCGCATCCTCATCAAAAGCTTACCAAAAAGAATTAAAGAAAGCTTTGAGTGCTGACCAATCTGCCTTTCCTCAATTATCAACAGACGTCGCAGATGACGAAGCAGAAGTTATTATGCACACTTCTATGGGAGATATTACCTTAAAACTCTTTCCAAAATACGCACCTTTGGCGGTCGAGAATTTCCTCACACACGCCAAGGACGGTTATTATGATGGTCTGCTATTTCACCGTGTAATTTCAGATTTCATGATTCAATCAGGTGACCCTAACGGAGATGGCACAGGTGGTCAATCTATCTGGAATGGTAAAGACAAGAGTATCGACTCAGGGAATGGATTTGTCAATGAAATTTCACCCTACCTCTATAATATTCGTGGCGCTCTTGCCATGGCAAATGCTGGTGCTGATACCAACGGTAGCCAATTTTTCATCAACCAAAATTCAGATGACCAATCAAGCCAACTCTCATCAGATAATTATCCTCAATCGATTATTGATGCTTATGCTAACGGCGGTAACCCAAGCTTAGATAAAAACTATACTGTCTTTGGACAAGTTATTGATGGCATGGATGTAGTTGATAAAATCGCTGTGGTTGACACTGATGACAATGATAAACCAACGACTGACGTTACCATCGCAAGCATTGAGGTCGTGAAAGACTACGATTTTGATTAATGAATTGATCCTCAAATAATTAAAAAATCAAGCTAGGATAGCCTGCCTTGGTTTTTTGCTTGCCTTTTTATTAAAATCATTCCGCTAAAACGCCAAATCTCCCAAGAAAAACAGATTTTTTGCTATAATATAAGAACAGAAAGCGAGACGATATGACGCCAAATAAAGAAGATTACTTAAAATGTATTCATGAACTTGGAGAAACCAGAACTAAAATCACGAACAAACGCATTGCTGAATTAATGAAAGTATCTGCGCCAGCTGTTTCTGAAATGGTCAAAAAAATGATTGCCGAGGACCTCATTGTCAAAGATAAAGAGCTTGGCTACTACCTGACCAAAAAAGGATTGCTTTTGGTTTCAGAACTTTACCGAAAACACCGTTTGATAGAAGTTTTTCTAGCCAACCATCTTCATTACAATGCTGATGAAATTCACCAAGAAGCTGAAGTTTTAGAACACACGGTTTCTACCATTTTTATCGATCGTTTGGAAGAAAATCTTAATTTTCCCGCATTTTGTCCGCACGGTGGAACAATTCCAAAAAAGGGTGACTTTTTAGTAGAAATTCATCATCAAACGCTCAGTCAAATTGAAACATTGGGTACTTACAAAATCAGTCGCACGCACGACGAAGCTCATTTACTAAACTACCTTGAAGAACATGAGTTGGCTATCAATGATTTTGT encodes:
- a CDS encoding peptidylprolyl isomerase — protein: MKKFWSFGLMVLCLASLSGCESITRAIRGDDYVDAKIAASSSEAAASASASASASSSKAYQKELKKALSADQSAFPQLSTDVADDEAEVIMHTSMGDITLKLFPKYAPLAVENFLTHAKDGYYDGLLFHRVISDFMIQSGDPNGDGTGGQSIWNGKDKSIDSGNGFVNEISPYLYNIRGALAMANAGADTNGSQFFINQNSDDQSSQLSSDNYPQSIIDAYANGGNPSLDKNYTVFGQVIDGMDVVDKIAVVDTDDNDKPTTDVTIASIEVVKDYDFD
- a CDS encoding metal-dependent transcriptional regulator, whose translation is MTPNKEDYLKCIHELGETRTKITNKRIAELMKVSAPAVSEMVKKMIAEDLIVKDKELGYYLTKKGLLLVSELYRKHRLIEVFLANHLHYNADEIHQEAEVLEHTVSTIFIDRLEENLNFPAFCPHGGTIPKKGDFLVEIHHQTLSQIETLGTYKISRTHDEAHLLNYLEEHELAINDFVELVKVDDYAKTHTLAYHSRQLVIPERIAEQIYVEKVD